Sequence from the Aromatoleum petrolei genome:
AGCACGTTCAGCACCGGCGAGTGCGCGTGGATCAGGTCCGGCCGCACCTGCGCCGCCACCTCGACGATCCGCCCCCGCAACGCACGCATCAGGGCCGTCTCGCGCAGCACCGGAGTCGCCCCGGAGACGGGCGGCGTGCGGAAGAAGCGCAGGCCGTCGACGTCTTGTTCCAGCGCCGCCGTCACGCCCTGCTTCGGCGAAGTCAGGTGGAAGGTCTCCCAGCCCAACGCACGCTGCTCGCGCAGGATGGCCGCGGAGCGGAAGGTGTAACCGCTGTGCAGCGGGATCGAATGATCGAAGACGTGCAGGATTTTCATCGCTCAGGTCGCCACCAAGGTCGCCACTCAGACCGCCACTCTCGGCGCCTCGCCCTGCCCCGCGAGGGCACCGCTGTGGCGAACGAAGGACTCGAACATCAACAGGGTCCACAACGGCGCGCTGTAATCGCGTACGCCCGACTGATGGGCATCGACCAGGTGGCGCAAGGTGTCGGCGTTGAAGAGTCCCGTGGATGCGAGCGTGCCGCCCAGCATCGCGTCCCTCACCCGCGCCTTCAGCGGCCCGCGGAACCAGCGCGCGAGCGGCACGGCAAAACCCATCTTCGGCCGGTACAGGACCTCGTGGGGCAGCAGCGGCTCCATCGCCTTCTTGAACAGGTACTTGCCTTCATTGCCCTTCACCTTGAGGCCGGACGGCAGCGTCGCAAGCCATTCGACCAGCGGGTGATCCATCAGCGGCTCGCGCACCTCCAGCGAATGCGCCATGCTCGCGCGATCGACCTTGGTATTGATGTCGCCGACGAGGTAGGTCTTCAGGTCGAGGTACTGAACGAGCGCCAGCGGATCGTCCGTACCCGCGTTCGCCGCGTGGCGGCGGAACACGTCGAGCGCGTTGTAGCCGCCGAGCTGCGCCTTGAAGGCGTTGGAGTAGAGCTGGCGGCGCAGGTCGTCGCGCAGGATCGACACCGAATGGAAATAGGCCTGCACCGAATCGCGCGCCAGCGCCTGGAGGGTCGTCTTCGCGCGCAGCACGCGCGGCGCCCAGTCCGCCTTCGGATACAGCCGCCCGAGCATGCCGAACATCGGCCGGCGCACGCCCAGCGGCAGGCTCGCGCGCAGCTTTTCCTCCATCATGTGCAGGCGGTAGCGGCGATAACCGCCGAAGCTCTCGTCGCCGCCGTCGCCCGAGAGCGCCACGGTGACCTTCCTGCGCGCGAGCTGACATACGCGCCACGTGGGGATCGCGGAGCTGTCGGCATAGGGCTCGTCGTACAGGACGGCGAGCTTGTCGATCAGGTCGAAATCGTCGGACTGCACCGTTTCGACGTAGTGGTTCGTGCGATAGCGGGCAGCGACCTGCTGCGCGAAGGCGGCCTCGTCGAAGGCCGGGTCGTCGAAGGCGATCGAGCACGTATTGACCGGCTCATTGGACAACCCCGCCATCGTCGCCACCACGGCGCTCGAATCCACGCCGCCGGAGAGGAAGGCGCCGAGCGGGACTTCCGCAATCAGGCGCAGGCGCACAGACTCGCGCAGGCGGTCGGTCAGCTCGGCGGCCGCGTCGGCCAGCCCGATCGGGTTGTCGAGCGTGAATCGCACGTCCCAGTAGCTTTTCGGCGCCGGCACCGGCTCGCCGCGGCGGATCGTGAGTGTCTCGGCGGGCCCGAGCTTGCGCGCGCCGACGAAGATCGTACGCGGCTCCGCGACGTAGCCGAGCGCGAAGTACTCCTCGACCGCGCACGGGTCGATGCGCCGGTCCAGGGCCGGATGCTGCATAAGCACCTTCAGTTCCGATCCGAACGCCAGCGTTCCATCCGGCATCAACGCGTAGTGCAGCGGCTTCACGCCCAGACGGTCACGCGCGAGGAACAGCGTCTCGCGCGTGCGATCCCACAGTCCGAACGCAAACATCCCGCGGAAGCGGAGCACGCACTCCTCGCCCCACTCCTCCCACGCATGCACGATCACCTCGGTGTCGCTGCGCGTGTGGAAACGGTGGCCGCAGCGCTCCAGTTCGGGCACCAGCTCCTGGTAGTTGTAGATCTCGCCGTTGAACACGACGGCGACCGAACCGTCCTCGTTGAAGAGCGGTTGCTGACCGGAGGAGAGGTCGATGATCGACAGGCGCCGATGGGCCAGTGCAAGGCCCGGCTCGAAATGCAGCCCGCCTTCGTCCGGCCCGCGGTGAAACTGGACGTCGTTCATGCGCAGCACGAGATCGCGCGGAAATTCCCGCTTGTCGCGCGTGTGGAACAGTCCGGCGATTCCGCACATCCACGTTTCTCCCGCTTCAGGTCGCCGGCACCGGGCGCCCCGCCGCACTCAACAAGGACTCGTACAGCTGCGCATAGCGGGCCACCATGCCGTCGATGCTGAATTCCACCTCTGTCCGCTTCCGTCCCGCATCGCCCTGCCGCCGCAGCATCCCGCCGTCACCGACGTAACGCGCCAGCGCGTCGGCCAGTGCGTCGCTGTCCGACGCCGGCACCAGCATCCCCGTCTCGCCGTCAAGCACGAGCTCGGCATTTCCACCCACTCGCGTCGCGATCACCGGCAAACCGCAGGCCATCGCCTCGAGGATGGTGTTGGAGATGCCTTCCGCACGCGACGGCAGCACGAACACATCCATTGCCCGCAGCGCCTCCGGCACGTCACGCCGCTCGCCGGCCAGCCACACGCAAGCGCCCACGCCCGCCCGGGCAACCTCCGCCTCGAGTTCGGTCCGCAACGAGCCGTCGCCGACGAACATCAGACGCAGACGTCCGGCAAGTTCCGGTGCCCGACGAAGCAGGAGGACGAACGCGCGAAGCAGGTTCAGCGGATCCTTGATCGGTTCGAGCCGGCCGACCGTGCCGATCACGCACAGTTCGTCGCCCTCGAACGGCGACCCCGCCAATGCCTCGCGTCCCCGCACGCCCGGCCTGAAACGCTGCGTATCGACCCCGTTGCAGATGCGGGTCATGTGCGCCGCGCCCACCCCGACCGACGCATTCAAATATCTCAGGAGATGGTCGGACAGCGGTATGTAATGGGTCACGAACGGCCGATACAGCCGACGCATCCACTGAAAGCGCCGCCGCGTTCCGTCGGGATCGGACACGTCCCATCCGTGCTCGCCATGCACCCGCACCGGCACCCCCGCGGCCCACGCGGGCACGACAGCTTCCAGCGCGGCGAGGTTGCGCGTATGCACCACTGCAGGCTGCAGCTCGTTGAACAAGCGGAACAGGGCGGGGTAGACCTTCACGCCGTGCCCCGGCGGCTTGTGCAGCGAAACGAAACGGACGTCGTCGTGGACGATGCGCCTGCAAAATGCCGGCTCGCATTCGGTCAGCGCGACGACGGCGTGCCGGAAACGGCTGACCGGCAGCCGGTTGATCAGATTGACCACGCCGTTTTCCAGCCCCCCCACATCGAAGCGATACACGACATGCACGACCAGCGGCCGCGGGTCGTCGTCGCAAGCGCCACCTGCCCGGTCCCGCAGCGCGACTGCGGGAACGCTTCCCGCGTCGAGCAAGGCATCCAGGCGGCCGAGGTGGGCATCCCAACTGTACGCGGCCAGCACACGGGCACGCGCGCATGCACCCATTCGCGCCGCCAGCGCGGAGTCGCCCAGCAGGCCGGAAATCCGTGCGGCAAACTCCTCGGCGGTGGCCGCCACCTCGAAGTCCCGTCCGGGCTCACCCGCCAAGCCGGTGGCCGACGATGCCGACACCACCACCGGGCGCGCCATCGCCATCGCCTCCAGCACCTTGTTCTGGATGCCGCGCGCGATCCGCAGCGGCGCGGCCACGACCTGCGCATGCCCGATCCACGGCCGCACGTCGGGCACGCTGCCGGTCACCACCACCGCGGGACCGGCCAGCGCCAGAACTGCCGGCGCCGGATTCATGCCGACGATGTAGAAACGCAAGCCTGCACACGAACGCTGCAGCAGGGGCAGGATCTCGCCCACGAACCACACGACCGCATCGACGTTTGGCCAGTAGTCCATGGCCCCGGTGAACACGACGACCGGCCCACCGCCCGGATAGGGGTTTGCATGGACCGCGTCGGGCGCGAAGAAGCCGGAATCGACCCCGTTCGGCATCGCCACGACCCGCCCCGACGCTTCCGGCGCTGCCCGGCGGAAAAGAGCCGCCTCAGCGTCGGTCACGAAGATGCAGGCATCCGTCGCGGCGGCCACGCCGCGCTCGAACGCCAGCAGTTTCTCACCTTCCCGCCGGTACAGCCACGACATCGGCCATGTGCGAGCACGCGCGTAGTCGGCCCATTTCGCGGAATCGACGTCGCAGAAATCCACCACACGGCGCTCGAGGCCGGCGTGGTCGAGGTATTGCGCCATCGGTCCGGAGAACGCCACCGCACGACGGATTGCGTGAGCGCGAACGGTGCAATCGACCCAGTCCCGCAGGCGCCGGCTGCGGTAGTAGGGCAGGCTCAGCGCCTCGCCGCCCGGCAGCCCCCTCAGGCTGGCCAGCCGCGCGCGCGCGGGCGACAACGGGATCGCACAGACGTCCGCGCACCACTCGCGCAGCGTGTCGACATGGGCAGCATCCTCGGCACGATCGACAAAAGTCCCCAGATAAACGCGATGCGTTCGCGCCAGATGGCGCAGGATATGAAACGACCGCAGCTTGTCGCCCTTGTTGGGCGGGTAAGGGATCCGATGCACCAGGTACAGCAGCGGCGGACGGGTGTCCATGCTCACCCCAGGTTGCGCACGATGTGCGGCCCCAGCGCGTTCGCCACCCGCAGGGGAAGCCTTCGCCACAAGGCGATCAGCGTCCGATACTTCGGATTCATCGGGTTGTTCTGCGGCACCGCATCGCGCTTGTACAGGCGATACTCGTACGCCAACGGCTGCGGTTCGAAACCCCAGTTCTTCTTGAAACTGTAGGGGCCGGTGCCGAGCTTGCTGCGGCCGAAGTCGAACAGGGTCGCGCCGCGACCCGCGGCCCGCCGCATCAGCTCCCAGTACTTGAAGTCGTTC
This genomic interval carries:
- a CDS encoding XrtA/PEP-CTERM system amidotransferase — encoded protein: MCGIAGLFHTRDKREFPRDLVLRMNDVQFHRGPDEGGLHFEPGLALAHRRLSIIDLSSGQQPLFNEDGSVAVVFNGEIYNYQELVPELERCGHRFHTRSDTEVIVHAWEEWGEECVLRFRGMFAFGLWDRTRETLFLARDRLGVKPLHYALMPDGTLAFGSELKVLMQHPALDRRIDPCAVEEYFALGYVAEPRTIFVGARKLGPAETLTIRRGEPVPAPKSYWDVRFTLDNPIGLADAAAELTDRLRESVRLRLIAEVPLGAFLSGGVDSSAVVATMAGLSNEPVNTCSIAFDDPAFDEAAFAQQVAARYRTNHYVETVQSDDFDLIDKLAVLYDEPYADSSAIPTWRVCQLARRKVTVALSGDGGDESFGGYRRYRLHMMEEKLRASLPLGVRRPMFGMLGRLYPKADWAPRVLRAKTTLQALARDSVQAYFHSVSILRDDLRRQLYSNAFKAQLGGYNALDVFRRHAANAGTDDPLALVQYLDLKTYLVGDINTKVDRASMAHSLEVREPLMDHPLVEWLATLPSGLKVKGNEGKYLFKKAMEPLLPHEVLYRPKMGFAVPLARWFRGPLKARVRDAMLGGTLASTGLFNADTLRHLVDAHQSGVRDYSAPLWTLLMFESFVRHSGALAGQGEAPRVAV
- a CDS encoding TIGR03087 family PEP-CTERM/XrtA system glycosyltransferase, which gives rise to MDTRPPLLYLVHRIPYPPNKGDKLRSFHILRHLARTHRVYLGTFVDRAEDAAHVDTLREWCADVCAIPLSPARARLASLRGLPGGEALSLPYYRSRRLRDWVDCTVRAHAIRRAVAFSGPMAQYLDHAGLERRVVDFCDVDSAKWADYARARTWPMSWLYRREGEKLLAFERGVAAATDACIFVTDAEAALFRRAAPEASGRVVAMPNGVDSGFFAPDAVHANPYPGGGPVVVFTGAMDYWPNVDAVVWFVGEILPLLQRSCAGLRFYIVGMNPAPAVLALAGPAVVVTGSVPDVRPWIGHAQVVAAPLRIARGIQNKVLEAMAMARPVVVSASSATGLAGEPGRDFEVAATAEEFAARISGLLGDSALAARMGACARARVLAAYSWDAHLGRLDALLDAGSVPAVALRDRAGGACDDDPRPLVVHVVYRFDVGGLENGVVNLINRLPVSRFRHAVVALTECEPAFCRRIVHDDVRFVSLHKPPGHGVKVYPALFRLFNELQPAVVHTRNLAALEAVVPAWAAGVPVRVHGEHGWDVSDPDGTRRRFQWMRRLYRPFVTHYIPLSDHLLRYLNASVGVGAAHMTRICNGVDTQRFRPGVRGREALAGSPFEGDELCVIGTVGRLEPIKDPLNLLRAFVLLLRRAPELAGRLRLMFVGDGSLRTELEAEVARAGVGACVWLAGERRDVPEALRAMDVFVLPSRAEGISNTILEAMACGLPVIATRVGGNAELVLDGETGMLVPASDSDALADALARYVGDGGMLRRQGDAGRKRTEVEFSIDGMVARYAQLYESLLSAAGRPVPAT